Part of the Leptospira yasudae genome is shown below.
ACGTCTCGGCTTTGAAGAATTCGCCGCAAAAGGAAGAGGCGGTAAGGGAATGGCCTATCTCAAAGTTACCGATAAAAACGGATTCTCGGTAGGAACCGGTTCTGTCGGAAGCGAAGACGAAATTATTCTGATCACTCAACAAGGAATGACGATTCGTATCAACGCATTCGATATTTCTAAATTAGGTAGAACCGCTGTCGGCGTTCGTATCGTGGACTTAAAGGACAACGATAAGGTGCAGGATTTTACGGTTCTCGGAGAAAGTTAAGCCTATGATTCAAATCGGAAACGTCTCGATCCCGGGGAGAATTTCTCTTTCTCCCATGGCGGGAATTTCCGATTCTCCGACGCGCAGAATCTGCAGAGAATTCGGCGCGGCATTTTCTTATACGGAATTCGTAAATACGGACGAAATCGTTCATCGCGCATCGAAGGCGTTGAAGATGTTTCGTTTTGATCCGGAAGAACGTCCTGTTACGTTTCAAATTTTCGGCAATCGTTTGGAGATCATCGCCGAAGCCGCGGAAATCATCCAAGAATTAAAACCTGATATCATCGATTTGAACATGGGTTGCTCTACTCGGAAAGTTTCGCTGCGGGGAGCGGGAGCGGGTCTTTTGAGAAGGCCGATCTTAGCCGGAAAAATCATCGAAGCGATGAAAAAACGCGTAAGCGTTCCCGTTACCGCAAAGATTCGAATCGGCTGGGATTCCGAAAGCCGCAACTATGTCGAAGTCGCAAAAATTCTGCAAGAATCGGGAGCGGATGCGTTAACGGTTCACGGACGCACCAAAGAAATGGCTTATACCGGTTTGGCGGATTGGAATGCGATCGCCGAAGTAAAAGCGAACGTAACGATTCCCGTTTTCGGAAACGGAGACATCAAAAGTTTCGAGGAAGCGAATTTTAAAATCAAAGAATACGGTGTCGACGGAGTTTTGATCGGAAGGAATGCGATCGGGAATCCTTGGATTTTTTCCGAAATCAAAAAAGAAGATTTATCTTGGAGCGAAATCTCCGCGGTGATTTTAAAACACCTCGCTTGGATGGTCGAAGATTTCGGAGAAGAATTCGGTCTTGTTCTATTT
Proteins encoded:
- the dusB gene encoding tRNA dihydrouridine synthase DusB; protein product: MIQIGNVSIPGRISLSPMAGISDSPTRRICREFGAAFSYTEFVNTDEIVHRASKALKMFRFDPEERPVTFQIFGNRLEIIAEAAEIIQELKPDIIDLNMGCSTRKVSLRGAGAGLLRRPILAGKIIEAMKKRVSVPVTAKIRIGWDSESRNYVEVAKILQESGADALTVHGRTKEMAYTGLADWNAIAEVKANVTIPVFGNGDIKSFEEANFKIKEYGVDGVLIGRNAIGNPWIFSEIKKEDLSWSEISAVILKHLAWMVEDFGEEFGLVLFRKHLVKYLSGLEFDPSWKSELLELREWNRFEDVLLSDKRRNVVAAI